A genomic segment from Deinococcus sp. YIM 77859 encodes:
- a CDS encoding protein kinase codes for MLLNDLLLAALFVVGLLLTVRLGERFLSLLVSVLALALATLVGWLSLQAGQLDRAQGVWVTVAVLLGSGPVVLGTLPLPWRAARPVRMQRTSPPGPSRPPAPTVPDLHFQDYEVLDRIGIGGMGSVYRARRRVDGRIVALKVPQEKYLADTKFVKRFYREAEVLRRFNHPNIVRVFDYRMEDPEHYIAMEFLDGESLEARLEGDRLSFAESVQVLRALADALRHIHRQNVVHRDIKPANVMVLKDAFTNGQLREGGVKLMDFGIAVGRVQTRLTMTGGRVGTPIYMAPEQAKGQRVDARSDVYSLGLLAYELVTGETAFKGSYEAVVHQQVFEAPKPPKQVNIEVPGRLSDLILHMIEKDPASRPTLDEVIARLDAGVLADDVFMDPVALALGVGEKRAALRLLDLRGKLRVGLRDLAGGESGLPSVPSALAGDEDGYLYLTLLDFRSGHRSGLVRKLAPDGREVASFGPYGLRDGELLQPVSIAVAGGQVYVLDAEACQVVVYDRGGQFLRRFGGRGSGRGRFEKPRTVVAAPQGELYVLDSGAREVQRFTPLGEYLGRYAFRRDRSSEALRDLDGLSVDPGGAVYIVDSVARKVRRIEPDGTPGPAFTLEPLVGEPEGAPWLLQVSAEGHLYAVRQGGQVLRTYSAAGDLIASRDMYAPVQAMTLLTRPVPVEV; via the coding sequence ATGCTGCTGAACGACCTGCTGCTCGCCGCGCTGTTTGTGGTCGGGCTGCTGCTCACGGTGCGGCTAGGCGAGCGCTTCCTGAGCCTCCTGGTCTCGGTTCTGGCGCTTGCCCTGGCGACGCTGGTGGGATGGCTGTCCCTCCAGGCCGGGCAGCTTGACCGGGCCCAGGGGGTCTGGGTAACGGTAGCCGTGCTGCTGGGAAGTGGGCCTGTTGTCCTGGGCACCCTGCCGCTGCCCTGGCGCGCGGCGCGGCCCGTTCGGATGCAGCGCACGTCGCCGCCCGGTCCGTCCCGGCCACCCGCGCCCACCGTGCCCGACCTGCATTTTCAGGACTACGAGGTCTTGGACCGTATCGGGATCGGCGGCATGGGGAGCGTCTACCGAGCGCGTCGCCGGGTGGATGGCCGAATCGTGGCACTCAAGGTGCCGCAGGAAAAGTACCTGGCCGACACGAAGTTCGTGAAACGCTTCTACCGAGAAGCGGAGGTGCTGCGGCGCTTCAACCACCCCAACATCGTCCGCGTCTTTGACTACCGGATGGAAGACCCCGAGCATTACATCGCGATGGAGTTTCTCGACGGCGAGAGCCTCGAAGCCCGGCTTGAGGGTGACCGGCTCTCGTTTGCTGAGAGCGTGCAGGTGCTGCGGGCCCTGGCCGACGCGCTGCGGCACATCCACAGGCAGAACGTGGTTCACCGCGATATCAAGCCTGCGAACGTCATGGTGCTCAAGGACGCCTTTACGAATGGTCAGCTGCGTGAAGGCGGCGTCAAGCTGATGGATTTCGGAATCGCGGTTGGGCGGGTGCAGACTCGGCTCACCATGACGGGCGGGCGGGTCGGCACACCGATCTACATGGCCCCCGAGCAGGCCAAGGGTCAGCGGGTGGACGCCCGCAGCGACGTGTACTCGCTGGGCCTACTCGCCTATGAGCTCGTGACCGGCGAAACGGCCTTTAAGGGCAGCTACGAGGCCGTCGTCCACCAGCAGGTGTTCGAGGCACCCAAGCCGCCCAAGCAGGTGAATATCGAGGTGCCCGGCCGTCTGAGTGACCTGATCCTGCATATGATCGAAAAGGACCCCGCCAGCCGCCCCACGCTCGACGAGGTGATCGCTCGCCTTGACGCCGGGGTGTTGGCCGACGACGTCTTTATGGACCCGGTTGCGCTTGCCCTCGGGGTGGGCGAGAAGCGCGCGGCGCTGCGCCTGCTGGACCTTAGGGGTAAGCTGCGCGTGGGCCTGCGTGACCTCGCGGGTGGGGAAAGTGGCCTGCCCAGCGTGCCCAGCGCCCTGGCCGGGGACGAGGACGGCTACCTGTATCTCACGCTCCTGGACTTTCGTTCGGGGCACAGGAGCGGGCTGGTGCGCAAACTGGCTCCCGATGGGCGCGAGGTCGCCTCGTTCGGTCCCTACGGGCTGCGGGACGGCGAACTGTTGCAGCCGGTCAGCATTGCTGTGGCGGGGGGACAGGTGTACGTTCTCGACGCCGAGGCGTGTCAGGTCGTGGTGTACGACCGAGGAGGGCAATTCTTGCGCCGTTTCGGAGGCCGCGGCTCCGGACGAGGCCGCTTCGAGAAGCCGCGCACGGTCGTCGCCGCCCCGCAGGGGGAACTGTATGTGCTGGATAGCGGTGCCCGCGAGGTGCAGCGGTTTACGCCCCTCGGCGAGTATCTTGGCCGCTACGCTTTCCGCCGAGACCGCAGCAGCGAGGCGCTGCGCGATCTGGACGGTCTGAGCGTTGATCCTGGCGGAGCGGTCTACATCGTCGACAGCGTCGCTCGCAAGGTCCGCCGCATCGAGCCGGACGGGACCCCCGGCCCCGCCTTTACGCTCGAACCGCTTGTCGGCGAGCCCGAAGGTGCGCCGTGGCTCCTTCAGGTGAGCGCCGAGGGACACCTCTATGCTGTGCGGCAGGGCGGGCAGGTGCTGCGCACGTACAGCGCTGCCGGGGATCTCATCGCCTCGCGCGATATGTACGCCCCGGTGCAGGCCATGACCCTGCTGACGCGCCCCGTGCCGGTGGAGGTCTAG
- the queA gene encoding tRNA preQ1(34) S-adenosylmethionine ribosyltransferase-isomerase QueA has translation MPMDADAVLARLAFELPPERIAQRGAEPRDASRLMVVGRDRISHRIFRDLPELLRAGDVLVFNESRVIPARVMARKPVTPEGLGGGQVEVLLLREEEPNVWSAYLKPARRAGKELWLGEHRAEVVGILPDGARLLRFEQDIKPHLDEIGRLPLPPYIAAGDDETWRERYQTVYAREPGSVAAPTAGLHFTPELLARLDALGVERHALILHVGAGTFRPITGSVAEHVMHAERYAIPPATAGAINRAKAEGRRVIAVGTTTVRALESSANEDGTVNPGEGETRIFITPGMPVRVPDLLITNLHLPGSTLLLLVAAFAGEDRIRAAYDAALAGDYRFYSLGDAMLLEREREP, from the coding sequence ATGCCTATGGACGCTGACGCCGTTCTCGCCCGCCTCGCCTTTGAGTTGCCTCCCGAGCGCATCGCGCAGAGGGGGGCCGAGCCCCGTGACGCCTCACGCCTGATGGTGGTGGGACGTGACCGGATCTCGCACCGTATCTTCCGGGACCTGCCCGAGCTGCTGCGCGCCGGAGACGTGCTCGTGTTCAACGAGAGCCGGGTGATTCCCGCTCGGGTGATGGCCCGCAAGCCGGTCACACCGGAGGGCTTGGGCGGCGGTCAGGTGGAGGTCCTCCTCCTGCGCGAGGAAGAGCCAAACGTCTGGTCGGCCTACCTCAAACCCGCTCGGCGCGCCGGCAAGGAACTCTGGCTCGGCGAGCACCGGGCCGAAGTCGTGGGCATCCTCCCCGACGGCGCGCGGCTGCTGCGCTTCGAGCAGGACATCAAGCCGCATCTGGACGAGATCGGGCGCTTGCCCCTTCCGCCCTACATCGCGGCGGGAGACGACGAGACGTGGCGGGAACGCTACCAGACGGTGTACGCCCGCGAGCCGGGCAGCGTGGCGGCCCCTACGGCGGGGCTCCACTTCACGCCCGAACTGCTCGCTCGCCTGGACGCGCTGGGCGTGGAACGGCACGCCCTGATCCTGCACGTCGGTGCGGGCACCTTCCGGCCGATTACCGGGAGCGTGGCCGAACACGTGATGCACGCCGAACGCTATGCCATCCCGCCGGCGACGGCTGGGGCGATCAACCGCGCCAAGGCGGAGGGACGGCGCGTGATCGCCGTCGGCACCACCACCGTCCGCGCCCTGGAAAGCAGCGCGAACGAGGACGGCACGGTGAACCCCGGGGAGGGCGAGACCCGCATCTTCATCACGCCCGGCATGCCCGTGCGCGTTCCAGACCTCCTGATCACCAACCTGCACCTTCCCGGGAGCACCCTGCTGCTGCTGGTGGCGGCCTTTGCGGGAGAAGACCGCATCCGGGCCGCCTATGACGCCGCCCTGGCCGGAGACTACCGTTTCTATTCGCTGGGGGACGCGATGCTGCTGGAGCGGGAGCGTGAACCGTAG
- the ftsY gene encoding signal recognition particle-docking protein FtsY, whose translation MSWLTRLREGLSKTRKQLNEAAGDLSTDVREAFTRLDTVEDLEYALIAADVGRAATEEILEDVKASDRRNLQEALMDALTLQLEPDARRAQFRRLGFTPDARRAVVDPRGHVVMIVGVNGVGKTTTIAKLGEYYMSRGKSVMFAAGDTFRAAAGAQLAVWGERLGVPVVQGPEGGDPAAVAYDAATARAARGTDLLFVDTAGRLHTKHNLMEELKKVRRVIDKADPGEPADVWLVLDAVTGQNGLAQAKKFHEATPLTGVIVTKLDGTAKGGILIPIVRELGVPIKFIGVGEGAHDLQPFDSQEFVRALFDVEIPRGS comes from the coding sequence ATGAGTTGGCTAACGCGCCTGCGGGAGGGCCTGAGCAAAACCCGCAAGCAACTGAATGAGGCGGCGGGAGACCTCAGCACGGATGTGCGCGAGGCATTCACCCGCCTGGACACGGTAGAAGACCTCGAATACGCCCTGATCGCCGCCGATGTGGGCCGCGCGGCCACCGAGGAAATCCTGGAGGACGTCAAAGCGAGCGACCGGCGCAACCTCCAGGAAGCCCTGATGGACGCCCTGACCCTCCAGCTCGAACCCGATGCCCGCCGCGCGCAGTTTCGCCGGCTGGGCTTCACGCCCGACGCCCGCCGAGCCGTCGTGGACCCCCGTGGCCACGTCGTGATGATCGTGGGCGTGAATGGCGTGGGGAAGACCACCACCATCGCCAAACTGGGCGAGTACTACATGAGCCGTGGCAAAAGCGTGATGTTCGCCGCCGGGGACACCTTTCGTGCGGCAGCGGGGGCGCAGCTCGCGGTGTGGGGCGAGCGCCTGGGCGTGCCGGTGGTCCAGGGGCCGGAGGGGGGCGATCCCGCTGCGGTTGCCTACGACGCCGCCACCGCCCGCGCTGCCCGCGGGACCGACCTCCTGTTTGTGGACACCGCCGGGCGCCTCCACACCAAGCACAACCTGATGGAGGAGCTCAAAAAGGTTCGCCGCGTGATCGACAAGGCTGACCCCGGCGAGCCCGCGGATGTCTGGCTCGTCCTCGATGCCGTCACCGGCCAGAACGGCCTCGCGCAGGCCAAGAAGTTCCACGAGGCCACGCCGCTCACCGGCGTGATCGTCACCAAGCTCGACGGCACCGCCAAGGGCGGCATCCTGATCCCGATTGTCCGCGAACTCGGCGTGCCCATCAAGTTCATCGGCGTGGGGGAGGGCGCGCATGACCTGCAACCCTTCGACAGCCAGGAATTTGTTCGGGCGCTGTTTGATGTGGAGATTCCGCGCGGCTCCTGA
- a CDS encoding GNAT family N-acetyltransferase — protein MDAVTLHPATPADLSRVAAFLTAAHPESPVAVEDLEQLEARRLEDEPFVRTLAVQAGEIVGMAETGVPRMDGHPGWLDVTVRTLPKGAGGTLAATLLSHAEAQALQHGAHTLVTRVREDWWEKPFYEARGYHEHDRMWSSTLDLRTLEFARFALDEERAGAAGVRIAPLAELVRDFDEAAQRRLYTLMAALLRDVPTATPISVWPFEVWQQRVPGRIQPAGFFIAVAPDGEWIGLSELHQPIPTRPGTLHNGLTGVLPAWRGHGVAYALKLAAARAALSRGFTHARTSNHSRNRPMLAINERLGFVREAATVTLKRNVGGET, from the coding sequence ATGGACGCCGTGACCCTTCACCCCGCCACCCCCGCCGATCTGTCCCGCGTGGCCGCGTTCCTGACCGCTGCACACCCCGAGTCCCCCGTCGCCGTGGAGGACCTGGAGCAGTTGGAGGCGCGCCGACTGGAGGATGAACCCTTCGTGCGGACGCTGGCCGTACAGGCGGGCGAGATCGTGGGCATGGCGGAAACGGGCGTGCCGCGTATGGACGGGCATCCCGGATGGCTGGACGTGACGGTGCGCACCCTGCCGAAAGGGGCCGGGGGAACGCTGGCCGCAACGCTCCTTTCACATGCGGAGGCGCAGGCCCTCCAGCACGGCGCGCATACCCTGGTCACGCGCGTTCGGGAGGACTGGTGGGAAAAACCGTTCTACGAGGCCCGCGGCTACCACGAGCACGACCGTATGTGGAGCAGCACGCTGGACCTGCGGACGCTGGAGTTCGCCCGGTTCGCCCTCGACGAGGAACGCGCCGGGGCCGCGGGCGTGCGCATCGCACCCCTCGCTGAACTGGTCCGCGACTTCGACGAGGCCGCCCAGCGCCGCCTCTACACCCTGATGGCCGCCCTGCTGCGCGACGTACCCACGGCCACGCCCATCAGCGTCTGGCCCTTCGAGGTCTGGCAGCAGCGCGTGCCGGGGCGTATCCAACCCGCGGGATTCTTCATCGCGGTGGCCCCGGACGGTGAGTGGATCGGCCTCAGCGAACTGCACCAGCCCATCCCCACCCGCCCCGGCACCCTGCACAACGGCCTGACGGGTGTCCTTCCCGCCTGGCGCGGCCACGGCGTCGCCTACGCCCTGAAACTCGCGGCGGCCCGCGCTGCCCTGAGCCGGGGCTTCACCCACGCCCGCACGAGCAACCACAGCAGAAACCGCCCCATGCTCGCCATCAACGAGCGGCTGGGCTTCGTGCGGGAGGCGGCGACGGTGACGCTGAAGCGGAATGTGGGGGGCGAAACGTGA
- a CDS encoding glutaredoxin family protein, translating to MSRLPVLTLYTRVGCHLCEQAEAQLQALEYRYQPVDVDGAPELRARFGDDVPVLALGERVLLKGVLGRARLSALKVQLLREFRGDGQN from the coding sequence GTGTCCAGGCTTCCTGTCCTGACCCTCTATACCCGTGTGGGCTGTCACCTCTGCGAGCAGGCCGAGGCGCAGCTTCAGGCGCTGGAGTACCGCTACCAGCCGGTGGACGTGGACGGCGCTCCAGAGCTGCGCGCCCGTTTTGGCGATGACGTGCCCGTGCTCGCGCTGGGCGAGCGGGTGCTGCTGAAAGGGGTGTTGGGACGCGCCCGCCTGAGCGCGCTCAAGGTGCAGCTGCTGCGTGAATTCCGAGGAGACGGGCAGAACTGA
- the ruvA gene encoding Holliday junction branch migration protein RuvA translates to MIAYLSGVVREVREASAVIVTGGVGYEVYCPASTLGRLSVGQPAELNTRFVVREDAQLLFGFQDADSLRLFDLLTGVSGVGPKLALALLSALPVSALAQGLRTGDVKLLSSVSGVGKKTAERLVLELQNKVPEHLAAPMGTAGKAAAVEGTAGRDAVEALLALGFREAQVRGVVAELLAADPTLSADALIRKGLGRLR, encoded by the coding sequence ATGATCGCCTACCTCAGTGGCGTCGTTCGCGAGGTGCGTGAGGCGAGTGCCGTCATCGTGACGGGTGGGGTGGGGTACGAGGTGTACTGCCCCGCCTCCACGCTGGGCCGGCTCAGCGTGGGGCAACCGGCCGAGCTGAATACCCGTTTCGTGGTGCGCGAGGATGCCCAGCTGCTGTTCGGCTTTCAGGACGCCGACAGCCTGCGCCTCTTCGACCTGCTGACCGGTGTGAGCGGCGTTGGCCCCAAGCTGGCGCTGGCGCTGCTGTCTGCGCTGCCGGTGAGCGCCCTCGCCCAAGGCCTGCGGACCGGTGACGTGAAGCTGCTTTCCAGCGTGTCTGGAGTGGGCAAGAAGACCGCTGAACGGCTGGTCCTCGAACTCCAGAACAAGGTGCCCGAGCACCTGGCCGCACCGATGGGGACGGCGGGAAAAGCCGCGGCGGTGGAGGGGACCGCGGGGCGCGACGCGGTGGAGGCCCTGCTCGCGCTCGGCTTTCGCGAGGCGCAGGTCCGCGGTGTGGTCGCGGAGTTGCTCGCTGCCGACCCTACGCTCAGTGCCGATGCGCTGATTCGTAAGGGCTTGGGGAGACTGCGGTAG
- a CDS encoding CAP domain-containing protein produces the protein MLRAQLTILAGALVALGSAHAQSPAEAELLAGLNAARARGVTCPGTGARPVAAPLTAALPHALAARTQAGYMSSSGRITHAGAGGSTPRLRAASTGVQAVSVTEIIYMGPGVNPQGAVQWWLGSAVHCTVLTDPRYTHAGASVVQGARGTAYVVVLSSEPR, from the coding sequence ATGCTTCGTGCCCAACTCACGATTCTGGCCGGTGCCCTGGTAGCCCTGGGCTCCGCACACGCGCAGTCCCCTGCCGAGGCCGAGCTGCTGGCCGGGCTGAACGCCGCCCGCGCTCGGGGCGTGACCTGTCCGGGAACCGGCGCCCGGCCGGTTGCTGCCCCGCTGACAGCTGCGCTGCCCCATGCCCTTGCCGCCCGGACGCAGGCGGGCTACATGAGCAGCAGCGGGCGCATCACGCACGCGGGCGCAGGCGGCAGCACTCCGCGCCTGCGGGCCGCAAGCACGGGGGTTCAGGCCGTGAGCGTCACCGAGATCATCTACATGGGTCCAGGGGTGAATCCGCAGGGAGCGGTGCAGTGGTGGCTGGGATCAGCTGTGCACTGCACCGTTCTCACCGACCCCCGCTACACCCACGCCGGGGCGAGCGTGGTGCAGGGGGCCCGCGGCACCGCCTATGTCGTTGTGCTGAGCAGTGAGCCGCGCTAA
- a CDS encoding low temperature requirement protein A gives MTQGQPDSVNLENGASGHGGTPKVVPEEQRVTWLELFFDLLFVVAFDQLAKRLGDTPSAENIGLFLLLFAAVWWAWVGNTTFAARYGNGERVYRWGSLLQLLTLGVLALTERGDLDQTGQAFALAYAANRWILVGMHLLHLRRRTETASFSQPLATGYGLAALIWLGSALLTGSVQLVAWGVALGIDVLTPLLLRQRHGAALPHQEHLPERMGLLQIIALGSIMTEVVAGGRQQSLTGLNLFPALCAMLLAVGLWRLYFDQARTLPVLHAHWAGRVGAFLMWLYGHFPFTLSVTMLAVGLGHGISDTENERDAVNRQLVAWPLAGALLTLALLRGNALRLTARSLLGDRSLLALGAGTGLAAALAFCRWDTLALHAGAAALTLLLALIVATDPVTRQLGRIEERLGGSGSPV, from the coding sequence ATGACCCAGGGTCAGCCGGACAGCGTCAACCTGGAAAACGGAGCTTCAGGGCATGGGGGGACACCAAAGGTCGTCCCGGAGGAGCAGCGGGTCACCTGGCTGGAATTGTTTTTTGACCTGCTGTTCGTGGTGGCGTTCGATCAGCTTGCCAAGCGCCTGGGAGACACACCGAGTGCGGAGAATATCGGCCTCTTTCTGCTGCTGTTCGCTGCGGTTTGGTGGGCTTGGGTGGGCAACACGACCTTTGCGGCTCGCTACGGCAACGGGGAGCGCGTGTACCGCTGGGGCAGCCTGTTGCAGCTGCTGACGCTGGGGGTGCTAGCGCTGACCGAGCGGGGTGACCTCGACCAGACGGGGCAGGCTTTTGCCCTGGCGTATGCCGCCAACCGCTGGATTCTGGTGGGGATGCACCTGCTGCACCTGCGCCGCCGAACGGAAACGGCCTCCTTCTCGCAGCCGCTGGCAACTGGGTACGGCCTCGCTGCCCTGATCTGGCTGGGAAGCGCGCTTCTGACTGGGAGCGTGCAGCTCGTGGCTTGGGGCGTAGCGCTGGGGATCGACGTGCTGACGCCGCTGCTCCTCCGGCAACGGCACGGTGCGGCTCTTCCGCACCAGGAGCATCTGCCGGAGCGGATGGGGCTTCTGCAGATCATCGCGCTTGGCAGCATCATGACCGAGGTGGTTGCGGGGGGGCGGCAACAGAGCCTGACCGGGCTGAATCTCTTCCCCGCGTTGTGCGCGATGCTGCTGGCCGTGGGCTTGTGGCGGCTGTACTTCGATCAGGCCCGCACGCTTCCGGTGCTGCATGCCCACTGGGCCGGTCGGGTAGGCGCGTTTCTGATGTGGCTGTACGGCCATTTCCCCTTTACCCTTAGCGTGACGATGCTGGCGGTGGGTCTGGGGCACGGAATCAGCGACACCGAGAACGAACGGGACGCAGTCAACCGTCAACTCGTTGCCTGGCCGCTTGCCGGAGCCCTACTCACCCTTGCCCTGCTGCGAGGGAACGCGCTGCGCCTCACCGCTCGTTCCCTGCTGGGCGACCGCAGCCTGTTGGCGCTGGGTGCCGGAACGGGCTTGGCCGCTGCGCTCGCGTTCTGCCGGTGGGACACCCTTGCCCTCCATGCGGGGGCGGCGGCCCTGACGCTGCTGCTGGCCCTGATCGTCGCCACGGACCCGGTGACCCGGCAGCTCGGGCGCATCGAGGAGCGCCTGGGAGGAAGCGGCTCGCCGGTCTAG
- a CDS encoding M3 family metallopeptidase: MTQAPPAPVQSENPLLNVGFRIPFDRIRPEHAEPAVDTLLAQTRLGLERLARAGERDDADFMAELDTLTEQLDTVRVIVGHLDSVVTSPEWQAAKRAILPKVTEFYTQLSLHPGLWAALKGFAGTEAARALDPVRARHLRLTLDEFRRQGADLPDAQKARLLEVNTRLAQVTNDFARNVLDATAAFELYVPTERLAGVPQRVLDATRRDAEARGQEGHRLTLHLPTVEPVLTYADDRELRRELWLAQNAVGTTEGRDNRPLVAEILRLRREQAQLLGFRNFADYVLQDRMAGSGDRALAFERDLEARIRPFFERENAELEAFYREQAGQDAPALEAWDVAYWAEKQRQAKYAFDEEALRPYFALDNVLAGLFEIVNRVFGITVREAQAPVWHPEVRYYDILDEAGTHVASFYTDWFPRDSKRAGAWMNALVTGGPREGGVDPHLGLMCGNMTPPSGDTPALLSLREVETVFHEFGHLLHHALSRVEVRSLSGTRVAWDFVELPSQIMENWVLEREALDLFARHYQTGERLPDDLYKRLIAARNYRAANAAMRQLSFGTVDLELHISFDPDAPGADPITEAREIMARFYPYPLPENYARIAQFGHLFSSPVGYGAGYYSYKWAEVLDADAFSRFAQEGLFNRETGRAYVDTILSQGNSKDAAELYRDFMGRDPDAQALLRRSGLVEA, from the coding sequence ATGACACAAGCGCCTCCCGCGCCCGTTCAGAGTGAGAATCCCCTCCTGAACGTGGGTTTTCGTATTCCCTTCGACCGGATTCGCCCCGAGCACGCTGAACCGGCTGTGGACACGCTGCTCGCGCAGACGCGCCTTGGGCTGGAGAGGCTCGCGCGGGCGGGGGAACGCGATGACGCCGACTTCATGGCGGAGCTCGACACGCTCACCGAGCAGCTCGACACCGTGCGGGTGATCGTGGGCCACCTCGACAGCGTGGTGACCAGCCCCGAGTGGCAGGCGGCCAAGCGCGCGATCCTGCCCAAGGTGACCGAGTTCTACACGCAGCTCAGCCTCCACCCGGGGCTGTGGGCGGCGCTCAAGGGCTTTGCCGGGACGGAGGCCGCCCGCGCGCTCGACCCGGTGCGGGCCCGGCACCTCAGGCTCACCCTCGACGAGTTTCGCCGCCAGGGCGCGGACCTGCCCGACGCACAGAAGGCCCGATTGCTGGAGGTGAATACCCGCCTCGCGCAGGTCACGAACGACTTTGCGAGGAACGTGCTCGACGCGACCGCTGCCTTCGAGCTGTACGTGCCGACCGAGCGGCTGGCTGGAGTTCCGCAGCGTGTGCTGGACGCCACCCGCCGCGACGCAGAGGCGCGCGGGCAGGAGGGCCACCGCCTCACGCTGCACCTGCCGACGGTGGAACCCGTCCTCACCTATGCCGACGACCGCGAGCTGCGGCGCGAGCTGTGGCTGGCTCAGAACGCGGTGGGCACCACAGAGGGCCGCGACAACCGCCCCCTCGTCGCGGAGATCCTGCGGCTGCGCCGCGAGCAGGCCCAGCTGCTGGGCTTTCGCAACTTCGCCGACTACGTGCTGCAAGACCGCATGGCGGGGAGCGGTGACCGAGCGCTCGCCTTTGAGCGCGACCTGGAAGCGCGAATCCGGCCCTTTTTTGAGCGCGAGAACGCTGAGCTCGAAGCCTTTTACCGCGAGCAGGCGGGGCAGGACGCCCCCGCGCTGGAAGCCTGGGACGTCGCCTACTGGGCCGAGAAGCAGCGGCAGGCGAAGTACGCTTTTGACGAGGAAGCCCTGCGGCCCTACTTCGCGCTGGATAACGTGCTCGCGGGTCTGTTCGAAATCGTGAACCGCGTGTTTGGCATCACCGTTCGTGAGGCGCAGGCTCCCGTTTGGCACCCCGAGGTGCGCTACTACGACATTCTCGATGAGGCGGGCACCCACGTCGCCTCCTTCTACACCGACTGGTTTCCTCGCGACAGCAAGCGCGCCGGGGCGTGGATGAACGCCCTGGTGACGGGCGGTCCCCGCGAGGGCGGAGTAGACCCGCACCTGGGGTTGATGTGCGGCAACATGACGCCCCCCTCCGGTGACACGCCCGCCCTGCTCTCCCTGCGCGAGGTGGAGACGGTCTTTCACGAATTCGGGCACCTGCTGCATCACGCCCTCTCGCGCGTCGAGGTCCGCTCCCTCAGCGGCACGCGGGTGGCCTGGGACTTCGTGGAACTCCCCAGCCAGATCATGGAGAACTGGGTGCTGGAACGGGAGGCCCTCGACCTGTTTGCCCGCCACTACCAGACGGGTGAGCGGCTGCCCGACGACCTCTACAAGCGCCTGATTGCCGCCCGCAACTACCGCGCCGCGAACGCTGCCATGCGCCAGCTCTCCTTCGGTACGGTGGACCTGGAACTGCATATCAGCTTTGACCCCGACGCGCCCGGAGCCGACCCCATCACGGAGGCCCGCGAGATCATGGCCCGCTTCTACCCCTACCCCCTCCCGGAGAACTACGCCCGCATCGCGCAGTTCGGGCACCTCTTCAGCAGTCCGGTCGGGTACGGGGCCGGTTACTACTCCTACAAGTGGGCGGAGGTGCTCGACGCCGACGCCTTTTCCCGCTTTGCGCAGGAAGGCCTTTTTAACCGCGAGACGGGCCGCGCCTACGTGGACACCATTCTGAGCCAGGGAAACAGCAAGGACGCCGCCGAGCTCTACCGCGACTTTATGGGCCGCGACCCCGACGCGCAGGCCCTGCTGCGCCGCAGCGGCCTGGTGGAAGCGTAG
- a CDS encoding NYN domain-containing protein: MQYVVTRPRVGVFIDTQNLYHSARDLLERTVNFETLLRAAAKDRELVHAIAYTVEREGEATARPFIYKLSTLGYKVRRMNLTLHHVAEGGKAIYEGNWDMGIVADMVRLMDHLDVVVLGSGDGDFTDIVEVLQERGKRVEVIAFREHTAQKLVDAADRFTHLPDLEDALMPARQKGEVRG, from the coding sequence ATGCAGTACGTGGTGACCCGCCCCCGCGTGGGCGTTTTTATCGACACGCAGAACCTCTATCACTCCGCCCGCGACCTGCTGGAACGCACGGTCAACTTCGAGACGCTCCTGCGGGCCGCCGCGAAAGACCGCGAACTCGTTCACGCCATCGCCTACACCGTCGAGCGCGAGGGCGAGGCGACCGCACGGCCCTTTATCTATAAGCTCAGTACGCTGGGCTACAAGGTGCGCCGCATGAACCTCACCCTCCACCACGTGGCAGAGGGCGGCAAGGCCATCTATGAGGGCAACTGGGATATGGGCATCGTGGCCGACATGGTCCGGTTGATGGACCACCTCGACGTGGTGGTTCTCGGCAGCGGGGACGGTGACTTCACCGACATCGTGGAGGTGCTGCAGGAGCGCGGCAAGCGTGTCGAGGTCATCGCCTTTCGTGAGCACACCGCCCAGAAACTCGTGGACGCCGCCGACCGCTTTACGCATCTGCCCGACCTGGAAGACGCGCTCATGCCCGCCCGTCAGAAGGGGGAGGTGAGGGGGTAG